The sequence GAGTCCAGCACTCGCGAGCGCGGCGTCCCACGTCTCCTCGCAGGCGACGGTGTCGGGGTCCCAGTTGCCGCCGCCGCTGGCGCAGAACTCCTTGACCTCCTCGACGTAGTCGTCGTCGTGGACGCTCGCGACCGCCTCCTCGGTGGCGGGGTCGGCGTCGACGTACTCGACGCCGTGGCGTTTCTTCAGTCCCTCTCGGATGGCTCGGAGGCGGTCGGCCGTCTCCGGGTGGCGCGGGCCGGTGTCGTGTTCGAGGCACGTCTCGTTGTAGCCGAATTTCATCGCTACTCGAAGAGGGAGAAGTACGTCTCGATATCTTCGGCCTGGACGGTGCGCCGGTCAGCGTGGTGGGCGAGTTTGGTGGCCGCGCTCGCGACGTTGTTCGCGTAATCTTCGAGGATGTCCGCGAGCGCGATGCGCGCCTCCATCGAGACGCGGTACTGGTCGTCGATCTCGAGCCGCGCGATGCGGTCGACGGGGGCGATGGGGAGTTCGAGCGCGTCGCGACTGACGACCTGTTCGACGCCGAAGTCCTCGGCCATCAGTGTCTTTCGACCGTCCACCGTCGCGTGCTCGGCGGCGTCCTCGGCGAGTCGCGCGCCGTGGACCTGGATGCGACGTGCGAGTTCTTCGGCCGCGTCGGCGC is a genomic window of Haloprofundus halophilus containing:
- a CDS encoding histone, encoding MSVELPFAPVDTLIRRNAGELRVSADAAEELARRIQVHGARLAEDAAEHATVDGRKTLMAEDFGVEQVVSRDALELPIAPVDRIARLEIDDQYRVSMEARIALADILEDYANNVASAATKLAHHADRRTVQAEDIETYFSLFE